A segment of the Mangrovimonas sp. YM274 genome:
GGAGCTGCAGCGTCTCGTTATATAGAAGCGAGATTATCCAAATTTGCATTGGATGTTGTTTATAATCCAAAAATTACAGAATGGCAAGCCTCTTATGACGGAAGACGTAAAGAGCCCATAAATTTGCCGGTAATGTTTCCGTTGTTGTTGGCACAGGGAGCCGAAGGTATTGCTGTAGGATTGTCTACTAAAGTATTGCCTCATAACTTTATAGAGCTTATCGATGCATCGGTAAAGCATTTGAAAGGGAAACGTTTTACCATTCTGCCCGATTTTCCGACTGCAGGAATTGCAGATTTCACTAATTATAATGATGGTAACCGCGGTGGTCGTGTTAGGGTAAGAGCTAAGATTTCCCAATACGACAAAAATACACTGGTTATTACAGAGATACCCTTTGGCACCAATACCTCTACTTTAATTGATTCTATCTTAAAAGCAAACGATAAAGGCAAGATAAAAATCAAAAAGATCGAGGATAACACGGCTGCAGAAGTTGAAATTCTAGTGCATTTACCGTCTGGTATTTCACCTGATAAAACCATAGATGCATTATATGCTTTTACCAATTGTGAGATGTCCATTTCTCCTTTAGGATGTGTTATTGAGGATAACAAACCGCTCTTTATTGGAGTGTCTGAAATGTTGAGGCGTTCAACTGATAATACTGTTGAGTTACTGAGACAGGACCTGCAAATTAAACTTAACGAATTTGAGGAGCAATGGCACTTTGCATCTTTGGAGCGCATATTTATTGAAAACAGAATTTATCGTGATATTGAGGAAGAGGAAACCTGGGAAGGCGTTATTCAAGCAATCGATAAAGGACTTCAACCACATATAAAGCATTTAAAAAGAGCAGTAACCGAAGAGGATATTGTACGTTTAACTGAAATCAGAATCAAGCGTATTTCCAAATTCGATATTGATAAAGCACTTCAAAAAATAGAAGCTCTTGAAGGTCAAATAGCAGAAGTAAAGCATCATTTGGCCAATATTATAGACTATGCGATTGCATATTTTGAAAGGCTGAAAAAAGAATACGGACCTGGAAAAGAGCGTAAAACAGAAATTCGAGTATTTGATGATGTGGATGCTACAAAAGTAGTCATCAGAAACACCAAATTATATGTAAATAGAGAAGAAGGGTTCATAGGAACCTCGCTTAGGAAGGATGAATATGTTTGTGATTGCAGTGATATAGATGATATTATTGTTTTTACTGGGGATGGTAAAATGATGGTCACCAAAGTAGATACCAAAACCTTTATAGGCAAGGACATTATTCATGTTGCGGTGTTTAAGAAAAAAGACAAGCGTACCATTTATAATATGATTTATCGTGATGGCAAAGGTGGACCAACCTATGTAAAGCGTTTTGCTGTAACCTCTATTACTCGTGATAGGGAGTACGATCTTACTAATGGTGCTAAAGGATCTACTATGTTATATTTTTCAGCAAATCCAAATGGTGAGGCTGAAGTTGTAACCGTGTTATTACGTCAGGTAGGTAGTATAAAGAAACTAAAATGGGATTTAGATTTTGCGGAAATCCTAATAAAAGGAAGAGCGTCAAAAGGAAATCTGGTGACCAAATATTCCGTGAAGCGCATAGAGCTAAAAGAGAAAGGTGTTTCGACCTTAAAACCGAGGAAAATTTGGTTTGACGAGGCAGTTCAGCGTTTAAATGTTGATGGAAGAGGGGAATTGCTTGGAGAATTTAGAGGTGAAGATCGTATTTTGATCATTAATCAATCGGGGGTAGTTAAAACAATTATTCCAGAATTAATGGCCCACTTTGACAATGATATGATCATTATGGAGAAATGGGTTCCTAAAAAACCTATTTCGGCCATTTACTATAATGGAGAGAAAGAACTTTATTATGTGAAGCGCTTTTTTATAGAGAATGAAGGAAGAGAGGAAAGCTTTATTCCTGATCACCCGGATTCTCAATTGGAAATAGTTTCTACAGATTGGAAACCTATGGCTGAAGTTGAGTTTACAAAAGAAAGAGGAAAGGATAGAAAGGAAAATCTTTTGGTAAATCTGGAGGAATTTATCAGTGTTAAAGGAATTTCTGCTCTCGGAAACCAACTGACCAAGTTTAAAGTGAACCAGATAAGTTTGTTGGATCCGTTACCTTATGAAGCTCCTGAAGAAGTGCATGCCGATGATTTGGAAGTTGTGGATGAAACCAATGTCTCAGATAAAAAAGAGGAGTCTAACGAAGAAGATGTTTCGGACCAAAAAGATAATGTAGGAAGCGATAACGACGATCAAGGCCAAACGGCTTTGTTCTAATTTTTACAAAATTTATTTTTATAAAAAGGCTAAATCTAATTTTGATGATTTGGCCTTTTTTTTGGTTGGTATAAAACAAGGATTTTATTCATCTCCATATCTTGCGTATTCCTGGCTTGGGTAAGAAAAAAAACAAATACGCGAATTATGAGCAAGTAGGAGAATTTGGCTTTGTTGTTTTTGTGATTTTTACCTGAAAGAAATTTTTTAGTTTTTCTATAGTTTATCTTTTTCTGGAAGTTTTAAAATTTAACAATTCCACAAAAAGTGAAAATGCAATTGCAAAATATAAATACCCCTTTGGAATAGCTCCTATGGTTTGATCAAAAATAGAGGTGTGTGATAAATGAGCTGCTTCCGTAATAAGCATAAATCCAATAAGAATCAAGAATGCTAATCCTAAAACCTGCATACTAGGATGGTTGTCAATAAATTTTCTCACCGGATTAGCAAACAAAATCATTATTCCTATAGAAATTACTACAGCAATAACCATTAACATTAGTGAGTAATTATGGTTTGGATGCAGGCCATTTGTCATCCCCACAGCGGTAAGGATGGAATCTATGGAAAAAATAAAATCAATAATCAATATTTGAAACAAGGCTTGAGACAGTGATTTTATTTTTTTAGACTTAACCGATTGTTCGTCATGGGTTGGATTCTCCACCTTTTCTCGAATTTCTGAAGTGCTTTTGTAAATCAAAAATAAACCTCCAGTGAATAAAATCAAGGCTTGCCAACTAATGCTAATGTGAAGCCAATTGGTGTCTAGAACATAAAAAGGTTGATTCAGACCAATTAAAAAAGACACAAAAAACAAAAGTACAATACGCTGAACCATTGCTAATAAAAGTCCAATAGTAGTCGCTTTTGAACGTTGGTTGTCAGGCAATTTATTTGCGGCAATAGAAATGAATACTATATTGTCAATACCCAGGATTACCTCGAGAAAAGTGAGGGTAAACAGTGCCATGATAGCTTCCCCGGTTAACAAAAATTCCAACATTTACTCTATTTTTTTGGCAATGCCCTTAACAACTCGGTCGGGGCGATTACCTTCCTTTACAGCGTATTTATATTCAAAGGTGTAACTATTCTTTGAAGTGCTAATAATTTTCATGTGGATGGATCTTTTTTCTTGATTAGACTTCGGGTGCAAGTTGGTTAGGATAAACTCGCAATCGTTGATCCATCTAACGGAGGAAGAGTCTATTTTACCTTCGAAATAATCAATACTGTAAGCCTCAGTCCTTACAAATTTACCTGTTTTTTCAACCCCGTCCTCCATATAGTTGAATTGAAAGGTCCCAGTTTTATAATCGTTACAATTGCGTTCAATATTAAAACAGCTAGTAAAAATCAAACAGCTAAAAAGAGTGTAAATTATCTTCATCATTAAGGTTTGGACAAAATTACTAAAGAATTTTATTCTTTATGATATTCTTTAAAAGTTCCATCCGTGTAAAAAATAACAATACGTTCAATATCCTTGCTATTTGATTTTTCGTTGAAGGGAAGAGGTGGTTTAGGGGTTTCTTTAGGGTGGTTTTCTCGTTCAATTATGGGTAGAGAGGTTTGCCCAGAAATAGGAGCGGATTCATTAGGAAATACACCTTTGCCATTTAGGAGCCAATACAACTCTACTTCGGGGTAGGACTGTAGTATTTTTAGGACGAAGTCCAAACTAGGTTTGTTTCTTCCTGATAAAATATGGGAAATACTTGAGCGTTGTACACCTACTTTTTCGGCGAAGGAGGAGGCGCTTTCTCCATAATATTCTATTACTTTTTGCAAGCGTTTAACAAAATCATCGTTGTTTATCATTGTAAACAATTTGTTTGAGGTCTGTTTTTACAAATGTAAATAAATATTGCTTACAAAGGTAAAAAAAGTGGTTTTTAAGTGTTTTTTATTTAATTTTTAACTTTATGTGATAGCATTTAAATTACTGAAAAACAATGTTTTGGTTTTATTGTTTAGTTTTAGATGCAGTATTCGCAATCACTACTAATAAACAGCTTTTATGGTATAGTAAGAGCGTTACAATAGTATACATCTAGCAGTTGAATTATTGTTTACATTTGTAAATACCACTTTGTTTACCTTTGTAACCTAAAATTTAATGATGACTATAAATAGCCTATCGCAACAATATGATCTGATTTGCGAAAAATCACTTTACCATAGATATATTCATAATGCCTCTATTGAACCCTTATTAAAAAACCTGCCTTCTTTTTTTGAAGTAGATGTCATAGGTACATCAGTTAAAGGACAAAACATATATTCTGTAACTTTTGGTAAGGGACCAAAGAAGCTTCTGTTATGGTCTCAGATGCATGGAAATGAAAGTACAACTACTAAGGCTCTCTTTGACGTGTTTAATTTCTTTAAGCAGCCTTCGGAAATTGGCACACAATTATTAAAGAGCTGCACCTTTAAGGTGATAACCATTTTAAGTCCTGATGGAGCAAAGGCTTACACGCGTGTTAATGCTAATGAAGTAGACCTTAATAGAGATGCGCAAAACCTAACACAGCCAGAAAGCATGGTGCTTAAAAACTGTTTTGAATCTTTTAAACCTGATTATTGTTATAATTTACATGGGCAGCGTACCATATTTAGTGCAGGAGCTAATGATAATTCTGCAGTATTATCGTTTTTAGCGCCGTCTCAGGACGAAGCACGATCCTTAACACCTAATAGAAAGGTGGCTATGGAAATTATCGCAGAAATGAACAAGCATTTGCAGGCTGTAATTCCAAATCAAGTTGGGATTTATGATGATAGTTTTAATTTAAATTGTGTAGGGGATACGTTTCAGCATTTGGGAGTGCCTACAATATTATTTGAAGCAGGACATTACCCTGGGGATTATGCAAGGGAAGAAACTAGGAAGCTTATTTTTTATGCTTTAATGGTGTCGTTTCATTACATCGGTACTCAAAATTTAGACGGTTCCAATTTTGAAAATTATTTTAATATTCCAGAAAATCAAAAATTGTTCCATGATATTATTATTAGGGACGCTTTGGTGGACGGAAAAATTTGTGATGTTTGCATTCAGTACGAAGAAAGGCTGGAAGAAATAAGTGTTAAATTTACACCTAAAGTAGCGCGTCTTTCCAAGAGAGGGGAATACTATGCTCATAAAGCTTATAACGCCAATAAACAGAGGGTGTTAAGTGCTAAAAACATGGAGCTGGAAGAGGGTAGCGAAATCGATTTCGTTTTCATTGAAAATCATAAAATATCATTAATAATGTAAAAAAAATGTGATATACTGTATTATCTTCAAAGAAAATCTACTATTTTTGTTTTAAATTTAACAGAACTTAAATATGGCTAAATTCAAATTAGACGAAATCGATCACCAAATTTTGGATATGTTGATCGATAATACTAGGATTCCCTTTACAGACATCGCAAAAAAATTGGTTATTTCCGCAGGGACTGTTCACGTGAGAGTGAAAAAAATGGAGGAAGCAGGGATTATCCAAGGGTCTTCATTAACATTGGATTACAAAAAACTGGGATACTCTTTTATTGCCTACGTAGGGGTGTTTCTTCAAAATACGTCTCAAACTAAATTTGTTTTGGAACGTATAAACCAAATTCCATATGTAACTGTAGCGCATATTACCACCGGAAAATTCAATATTTTCTGTAAAATTAGAGCAAGAAATACGGACCATGCCAAAGATGTAATTTTTATGCTGGATGATATTGATGGTGTTTACAGAACAGAAACCATGATTTCTTTGGAAGAAAGTATTAATGATAAAAAACGTTTAATGCATACAATTTTTAATGAATTGTAATAAGTAATTAACGTTACGTTTTTTTCGGAAAGAGCTATTGTTAAATATTAACGGTAGCTCTTTTTTTAAATCAAAAAAAATGAAAAAGGAAGCTTTATTGCCGGGTGAATACCATGAGTATTATCAATCTTATATAGATAATTCTGGGGAACTTGAACTGTTAATAGGTTTGGAGAATAATGGGGCTAAGGTTGTAGAGTTCTTGGAACAAATTGATTTGAACAGACACTTATACCGATATTCCGAAGGAAAATGGACTATTAAAGAGATTGTCCAGCATATTATTGATACCGAACGTGTGTTTGCCTATAGAGCTCTTTGTATTTCAAGAAAGGATGCGACACCACTTCCCGGTTTTGAGCAGGATGATTATGTGGTAAACAGTAATGCTAATACCAAATCTATGGCCGATTTGATTGATGAGTACAAAAAAGTAAGAGCATCTACGTTATCTTTATTTAAAAGTTTTACGGAGGAGATGTTTTCGTTTGCGGGAAATGCTAATAACTCTAGTATTTCAGTTAGGGCAATTGGTTTTATTATTCTGGGACATGAAAATCATCATTGTAAAATAATAAGTGATCATTACTTATAGCAGGATTTATAAAATTCGAAGGCTTTTAAAATCAACTCATTATCAACCAAACAATCTATTTTAGGCTTCCCTATAGATTCAAGTAATACAAAGTTAATATTACCATGCTCGTTTTTTTTGTCGTATTTTAAAAGCTCTATAATGTCATTGTAGTCACTTTTATTAATGTGCACATATGCATATAGCTTGGTAATCGCTTCTTGGATTTCATGCAAATCACTTTTAGGTAAACCTGTTAACTCTGAAGAGATATAGCATTCTAGAATCATTCCTATGGCAACAGCTTCGCCGTGGAGAAGTTCTGACTTCTCAGGAGAGTTTAAAAAATAAGACTCAATAGCATGTCCTAAGGTATGACCAAAATTCAGGGTTTTACGAAGGTTGTTCTCATACGGGTCCTTTTCAACAATATCATTTTTAATAAGAACGGATTCGTGAATTAAAACATCTAAATCAGCGAGGGTTAAATGTTCGAGGTCACTCATTTTGTTCCAGTAGGATCTATCGTAAATTAGTCCGTGCTTGAGCATTTCTGCCAATCCTGATTTTAATTGATTTTGAGGAAGTGTATTGATAAACGAAGTGTCTACTAGCACCATTTCACCTGAGCTAATAACTCCAATTTGATTTTTTAACGCCGCTAGATCTACACCGGTTTTACCTCCAACCGAAGCATCTACCATGGCTAAAAGAGTAGTGGGAATATTAATGTATTTTATGCCTCTTTTGAAAGTACAGGCTACAAACCCTCCCAAATCTGTTATAACCCCACCACCAAGGTTTAACAGCAAACTTTTTCTATCAGCCTCAAGTTCTGATAAGGCACTCCAAACACCGGTACAGGTTTCAATGTTTTTATGCTCTTCGCCAGGTTCAATTTCTATAATTTCAATTTCAACATCCGTCTCAACTTTTGGTAAAAATTGGGACAAGCAAAGGCCATGTGTGTTAGAGTCCACCAAGACAAAAATCTTGGAGAACTTATTGCTTGATAAATAGCTGTTTAAAGCAAGGTAACCCTCTTCGTTAAAGTGTACTTTGGATGATGCAGATACTATAGAATTCATTACCGGAAAATAGTTAATAATATGCTGTGAAAATAAGTAGTTTTTGGGATAAAATTAGGGAATGAATAAATATATTTGCATTATTTTTTTCAAATGACAACAAAACAATTATTTGACAATACAAAAGTTGCTTTTGAGCTAAAAAGCGACTCTGAGCTTGAACGTGCTTATTTTTTGTTTAAAATGATTTCTCATGAACCTTTGGTGAGAATTGGGACAGCTGCTACGAACTTTGCCTTGAAGGCACATTTACCAGTGGAAGGCTTGATAAGGGCAACTGTTTTTGATCATTTTTGTGGAGGCGTCAATGAAGAAGATTGTTTGAGTGTTATAGATAATATGTATAGCAAAGGGGTTTGTTCTGTTTTGGATTTTTCTGTAGAAGGAAAAGAAACAGAAGCACATTTTGACGGTGCCATGGAAACTACTTTGAAAATCATCCGTTTTGCAGATGAACGAAAAGCCATGCCCATTGCTGTTTTCAAACCAACAGGATTTGGAAGGTTTCATTTATACCAAAAGTTAGGCCAAGGCAAATCGCTTACCGATTCTGAACAAAAGGAATGGGACCGAGTAGTGGAACGCTATGATACGGTATGCAAATTGGCAAAGGAACGAGATGTGGAAATTTTAATTGATGCCGAAGAAAGTTGGATGCAGGATGCCGCAGATGCCCTAGTTGAAGAAATGATGCGTCGTTATAATACTGAAAAACCTATTGTATATAATACCTTGCAAACCTACCGTTGGGACCGTTTAGACTACTTGAGGTCTTTGCATGAACGAGCAAAAAAAGATGGTTTTAAAATTGGGATTAAAATTGTTAGAGGCGCGTATATGGAGAAGGAGCGTGAGAGAGCTGAAGAAAAGGGATACCCGTCTCCAATTTGCGAAACAAAGGAATTGACGGATAATACATTCAACGACACCATGTCTTATTCTTTGGAGCATTTAAATGATATTGCCGTGTTTGTTGGAACTCATAACGAATACAGTTGTTATTTGGCCATGGAATTGATGGAGCAATACAAAATTGAAAAGAATGACAATAGGGTTTGGTTCGGGCAGTTATATGGGATGAGCGACCATATTAGCTTCAATCTTGCTAAAGAGGGCTATAATGTTGCGAAGTACGTGCCTTTTGGGCCTGTAAAAGACGTAATGCCTTATTTAATAAGAAGAGCTGAAGAAAACACTTCTGTTGCAGGTCAAACTACAAGAGAGTTGAACTTGCTAAAAAAGGAACGCTCCAGAAGAAAATTGGAATAAGTTTAGGAGAGCTTTTTTAAAAAGTTGTACCATTTCTTTTTGTTTGGATTTTTTCCGTAGCCATATCCATAACTGTAGCCGTAGCCATTTTTGGATAGGGTGCCATTTAGTATAACGGCCATATTAGGAAGTCTCCCCTCTTTATATAGGGTTTGAGCTATGTGCAATTGTCGTTTGTCTACATTGTTTACACTTACAACATATAGAAACATGTCCGCATATTGACTAATCAAATGAGTATCTGTTACTAGGCCAACTGCAGCAGTGTCTACAATAATGTAATCGTATATTTTTTTAACTTCATTAAATAGGTTTCCTACGCGTTCACTCATAAGTAGCTCTGCTGGGTTAGGAGGGATCGTTCCAGAGGGAATAACGAATAAATTATCATTCCCTTTCATGGCTACTGTTATATCATTGATTTTTAATTCAGGATCACTTATAAAATCTGTAAGACCTTTATGTGTTTTAATGTTAAGATAGTCATCTACTTTCGGCACCCTAATATCGGTTTCTACAATTAAGCACTTTTGTCCAGAAAAGGATATGGATGAAGCTAGATTTACACAGGTATGTGATTTGCCTTCTTGACTGGTTGTAGAGGTCACAAAAATTGTTTTACCCTTTTCTTTCTTAGTTTTAAGTAAAAAATTAATGTTTGTCCTTAATATTCTAAAAGCTTCGGCTTTTGGAGAATAGTCAATCTTTTTAATCAATTTATTTTTGGAACGAATGGACTTTGGAATATGCCCAATATACGGTGCGCTAAGTATTCGTTGTACGTCATCTTTGTCATGCACTTTATTGTCCAAGAGGTCTTTTACGTATATGAAGCCAATAGGAACAGCTAAACCTAGCAGAAATGCTGCCAGATAAATAATTTTTTTCTTTGGAGAAACAGGAGTTGATTGGGAGTAGGCCTGATCTATCACTTTAGCATTTGGCGCAGACATTCCTAATGTTATTGCAGTTTCCTCTCTTTTTTGAAGTAAGTATAGGTAGAGAGACTCCTTAATATCTTGCTGTCTTTTAATATCACGGAATTGGCGTTCTTTGGTTGGGGCAGAATATATTTGAGCATTTATTCTTGCCTCTTCGTTATTAAGGTTGTTAAGGGTGATTTTATTGGTGTTTTCTATATTTTGTAGACTCTGTTTTAAATTTTCTTTGAGCGCCGATATTTGATTGTTTAAATTGATAACAGTAGGGTTCTTTTCACTAGAATTTTTGAGAATTCTATTTCTTTGAAGTACCAATTCATTGTGGCTTTTAGTGATTTGCCCCACAGAATTATCTGAAATACCAATATCGGCTGGAAGTAGATCCGAATTGCTACTATGATCATCCAAATGGTCTTGCATATAATCGATAAGCTCTAATTGATTTGAGGTTTCGATTATTCTTGACTCTGTCTCTTTTTCACTTTGCAAATAGATGTTGGCCTGAGAGGTAAGAGCAGTTAGCTTGTTGGATTTTTGTAAGCTTTCAGCAGTAAAATCAACCTCTTCCAATTCCCTTGAAACCATATCCAATCTATTGGTAATAAAAGCAGAGGTTGCTTCTATAATTTGTTCTTTATCATTGATGACATCTTGATTGTATTTTTCAATAAGCTTATTTAAGACGACGACCGATTTTTCAGGGATTTCTTCGGTAACCGATACCTTAATGACATTGGATTCTTTGCTGCTTTCTATTTTTATTTTACCAAGATATCCTTCGATTACATTATCTAAAGGAGTAATTCTTATTTCAACGTAGGAATCTACTGCTGTTCCATAAACTCCAATATTTGGTGTAAGGATGAATTCTCCGTAATCCCAAGACACTTTGTCTCCAAAATTGTGGATTTCAGAAGGATCGTCCCCTAATTTAAATAGCTTATAGTTATCTGTATAGGAAAGCTCAAACTGCTGAGGGGAAAGGACTTTTATGAATAAAGATTTGCCAACCTTGTCTATGATGCTATCGCTTTCAAGAAAATTAATAGTAAACGGGGGTGCTGTGTAAGCTTCTCCATCCAAAATTTTACCACTCACATATTGTTTGATATTCAGTTTAAGGTCTTTTACAACTGCAGCAATAATTGTACGGGATTTAATTATCTCTATCTCATCATTTACATTGGAAAAGTTATTTGAAAACATCCCGTAATTTTGCAAAGTAGAGATTTCGGCAAGTTTGTTTGAATTTTTATCTTCTTTAATTTTTAAACTTGCAGTAGCCTGATACATAGGGGCGGTATACCTCACTTTTAAAAATGCTATAATAAATGCCACAATCAAACAAGCCACAATTAGTTTCCATCGGGACAAATAGGTCCCAACAACACTATTGACTAATTCTTTGGTATTAACATTTTGGTTTTCCATAGTTGGTTATTTTACTACAAAAATGGCTGTAATTGTAGCGAGGGTAGAAATAGCAGAAATGATTACCGCGGTGTTGGGATTATATGTAGAAGCATTTCTTCGGGCTCTATTGGGTTCAACAACTAGCACATCATTTTGCGCCATGTAATACAGTTGAGAATTGACTAAGTTGACAGAGGTGAGATCCAATCTTGCAAATCGTTTTTCTCCTCCAGATTCTCTTATTAAAAACACATTGGTTCGCTTACCATTGTTGGTTAAATCACCTGCAAGCCCCAACGCCTCACTTACAGATATTCTTTCATCTTGAATGGTGTAGGTTCCGGGCCTATTGACTTCACCTAGAACGGTAATGGTAAAATTAGCAAGTCGAATGTTGACAATTGGATCCTTGATGTATTCGGAAAGGCGCTCTTTAAGATAAGCGGTAGCTTCTGTTCGCGTTAATCCCCCTAGTTTGATGGTTCCCAACACTGGAAATTCAATGTTTCCATTAATATCGATTAGGTAGGTTTGCATTTTTAATTGTCCCTGAGCCCCAATAACTGTAGGGGAGTAGGATACTACTGGAAGATTAAATGGTCTTGAAGCTTCAGGGTCCAATGAGGACACATCAATTGTTAATAGGTCGTCGGTTCCGTAAACCAATTCCGTATTTACAAGGCTAATGTCTTCTTTTTTAACGGGCTCATCCTGGAAATAAACAAAGTCTTTTCTGCTGGCACATGAAACGGTAACCAAAGCAAGAAGAATAAGGAGTTTTACGGCGTTTTTGTGCGCATAAAATTTTCTAAACATTATGAAGTTCATAAAAACGGGACTTTTAAGGTTAGTTTTTTATATCTAAAACTTCAAACTTTGAATTATTCGACAGATATTCGGGAATGATCTCCTTGATCTGAGATACAATTTCTAAATTTTGAACTTTAGAATAAATATTACATAAGTTAATAATTTTATAGCTAATATCCTCTGTGTCTATGGGTTTTATTAAGGCAATCATTATTTTTTCATGGTAGGTGGGCTTTGTTTTTTCACCATCAGCCAGTAGCTCCTCATATATCTTTTCTCCAGGCCTTAATCCGGTTATTTTTATAGCAATGTCTTCGGGGTATCTCAAACCGGAAAGCGCAATCATATTCTTGGCTAAATCAAATATTTTAACCGAAGAGCCCATGTCGAAAACAAATATTTCCCCTCCTTGACCCATAGTTGCCGCTTCAAGCACTAATTGACAGGCTTCTGAAATAGTCATGAAAAACCTAGTAATTTCTTTGTGGGTTACTGTTAATGGACCTCCTTCTTCAATTTGCTTTTTGAACAGAGGGATTACGGACCCATTGGATCCTAAAACGTTACCAAAGCGAGTAGTTATAAATTTGGTGTGCCCTGGTCCATTTTGAAGGCAGTTTATGTAAAGTTCTGCAATCCGTTTTGTTGCTCCCATCACATTTGTTGGGTTAACAGCCTTATCGGTAGAAATGAGAATGAATTTATCTACAGAATACTTAACGGAAAGATTTGCTATGTTTTTGGTGCCGGCAATATTAACACCTACTGCTTCGTAAGGATTGTTTTCCATTAAAGGGACATGTTTGTAAGCAGCAGCATGAAATATGATTTTAGGTTTCGTCCTGTTGAAAATTTCATCCATTCTGTATTCATCCCTAACATCGGCCACTATAGCTGTAAACCGTTGGATGCCTTTCCTGATAAACTCTTGTTGAATATCATATAAAGCAGATTCGGCAATGTCTACAAGAATTAATTTTTTATATTCATATTGGGTGATTTTGCGAGCTATTTCACTGCCTATGGAGCCTGCTGCACCCGTAATCAAAATAATTTCGTCGTTATATTGTTCTTCTAATTCAGGGTTTACGATAGTAATAGGTTCTCTCCCTAATAAATCTTCAATTTTGACATCTTTAATTTGCCCTATGCTCAAATCTCCATCAATCCACTGTTGCACAGGAGGGACAATTTTGACTTTTAATTTTAACTCCAACAAATACCCTGTAATATTCATAAGTCGAGTAGGGTCTATGCTTTGTATG
Coding sequences within it:
- a CDS encoding nucleoside-diphosphate sugar epimerase/dehydratase — its product is MNLEFVNKLTQRYASKWLVLIFDLCVVVFTFLLAYLIRFNFKFDFEILLVLKQLPFVILAATLSFLAVGSHKGVVRYTGYKDIINIIIGVNLLATILIITTFFSRKYNYESIFNISGSVIYIHLMLNILFLIGSKLFIKSIYNSLIQDLKPITNVLIYGAGSSGMITYDAITNDPKTNHNVVGFIDDNERKVGKKIDLLYVYSLIKINQEFVTKNKVDEVIISIQSIDPTRLMNITGYLLELKLKVKIVPPVQQWIDGDLSIGQIKDVKIEDLLGREPITIVNPELEEQYNDEIILITGAAGSIGSEIARKITQYEYKKLILVDIAESALYDIQQEFIRKGIQRFTAIVADVRDEYRMDEIFNRTKPKIIFHAAAYKHVPLMENNPYEAVGVNIAGTKNIANLSVKYSVDKFILISTDKAVNPTNVMGATKRIAELYINCLQNGPGHTKFITTRFGNVLGSNGSVIPLFKKQIEEGGPLTVTHKEITRFFMTISEACQLVLEAATMGQGGEIFVFDMGSSVKIFDLAKNMIALSGLRYPEDIAIKITGLRPGEKIYEELLADGEKTKPTYHEKIMIALIKPIDTEDISYKIINLCNIYSKVQNLEIVSQIKEIIPEYLSNNSKFEVLDIKN